A window of the Streptomyces albireticuli genome harbors these coding sequences:
- a CDS encoding MaoC family dehydratase N-terminal domain-containing protein — translation MALDQSFVGRTYPATDPYEVGREKIREFAEAVGDAHPAYTDPEAAKALGHPDVIAPPTFVFAITFRAAERVVQDPQLGLDYSRVVHGDQKFAYSRPVRAGDRLSVTSTIESIKSMAGNDLVSVRGDVHDEHGEHVVTAYTMLVARAAEEA, via the coding sequence ATGGCGCTCGACCAGTCCTTCGTCGGACGGACCTACCCGGCCACCGATCCGTACGAGGTCGGCCGGGAGAAGATCCGTGAATTCGCCGAGGCCGTGGGCGACGCCCACCCGGCGTACACCGATCCCGAGGCGGCCAAGGCGCTCGGTCACCCCGATGTGATCGCCCCGCCCACTTTTGTGTTCGCCATCACGTTCCGGGCCGCCGAGCGCGTCGTCCAGGACCCGCAGCTGGGCCTGGACTACAGCCGCGTGGTGCACGGCGACCAGAAGTTCGCCTACAGCCGCCCGGTCCGCGCGGGCGACCGCCTGTCGGTCACCTCGACGATCGAGTCGATCAAGTCCATGGCGGGCAACGACCTCGTGTCGGTCCGCGGCGACGTCCACGACGAGCACGGCGAGCACGTCGTGACCGCGTACACGATGCTGGTGGCCCGCGCGGCCGAGGAGGCGTGA
- a CDS encoding MaoC family dehydratase, which yields MAARISFDDVEVGQELPSRSFPVTRADLVRYAGASGDFNPIHWNEKFAKEVGLPDVIAHGMFTMAEAVRVATDWAGDPGALVEYGVRFTKPVVVPNDDEGAVIEVGGKIGAKDDEARTVRVDLLVKSAGQKVLGMSRAVIRLA from the coding sequence ATGGCTGCCCGGATTTCCTTCGACGACGTCGAGGTCGGCCAGGAGCTGCCGTCCCGGAGCTTCCCGGTGACGCGCGCGGACCTGGTCCGCTACGCGGGCGCCTCCGGCGACTTCAACCCGATCCACTGGAACGAGAAGTTCGCCAAGGAGGTCGGACTGCCGGACGTCATCGCGCACGGCATGTTCACCATGGCCGAGGCCGTCCGCGTGGCGACCGACTGGGCCGGTGACCCGGGCGCCCTGGTCGAGTACGGGGTGCGCTTCACCAAGCCGGTCGTCGTGCCGAACGACGACGAGGGCGCGGTCATCGAGGTCGGCGGCAAGATCGGCGCCAAGGACGACGAGGCCCGCACGGTCCGCGTCGACCTCCTGGTCAAGAGCGCCGGACAGAAGGTGCTGGGCATGTCCCGGGCCGTCATCCGCCTCGCCTGA
- a CDS encoding UDP-N-acetylmuramate dehydrogenase has translation MQELHDAPLAPLTTFRLGGPATRLVTAVTDDEVVAAVREADADGTPLLIIGGGSNLVIADKGFDGTALHIATSGFTLDGTDLELAAGENWSDAVARTVEAGLAGIECLAGIPGSAGATPIQNVGAYGQEVSQTITEVVAYDRHAGETVTVPGADCDFSYRHSRFKQDPARYVVLRVRFRLEDADGLSAPLRYPETARALGVEAGDRVPAATARETVLKLRAGKGMVLDPEDHDTWSAGSFFTNPILTSAEHEAFLARAAERLGADVTPPAFPAGDGMVKTSAAWLIDKAGFAKGYGSGAARISTKHTLALTNRGGATTEDLLALAREVRDGVRSAFGVTLVNEPVTVGVSL, from the coding sequence GTGCAGGAACTCCACGATGCCCCCCTCGCCCCCCTGACCACCTTCCGGCTCGGCGGCCCCGCCACCCGGCTCGTCACCGCCGTCACCGACGACGAGGTCGTCGCGGCGGTCCGCGAGGCCGACGCGGACGGCACCCCGCTGCTGATCATCGGCGGCGGCAGCAACCTCGTCATCGCCGACAAGGGCTTCGACGGCACCGCCCTGCACATCGCCACCAGCGGCTTCACCCTCGACGGCACCGACCTCGAACTCGCCGCCGGCGAGAACTGGTCCGACGCCGTCGCCCGCACCGTCGAGGCCGGCCTCGCGGGCATCGAGTGCCTCGCCGGCATCCCCGGCTCCGCCGGCGCCACCCCCATCCAGAACGTCGGCGCGTACGGCCAGGAGGTCTCCCAGACCATCACCGAGGTCGTCGCCTACGACCGGCACGCCGGCGAGACCGTCACCGTCCCCGGCGCGGACTGCGATTTCTCCTACCGCCACAGCCGCTTCAAGCAGGACCCCGCGCGCTACGTCGTCCTCCGCGTCCGCTTCCGGCTGGAGGACGCGGACGGCCTGTCCGCGCCCCTGCGCTACCCCGAGACGGCCCGCGCCCTCGGCGTCGAGGCCGGCGACCGGGTGCCCGCCGCGACGGCCCGTGAGACGGTCCTGAAGCTGCGCGCGGGCAAGGGCATGGTCCTCGACCCCGAGGACCACGACACCTGGTCCGCCGGATCCTTCTTCACCAACCCGATCCTCACGTCCGCCGAGCACGAGGCGTTCCTGGCCCGCGCGGCCGAGCGGCTCGGGGCGGACGTCACGCCGCCGGCCTTCCCGGCGGGGGACGGCATGGTCAAGACGTCGGCCGCGTGGCTGATCGACAAGGCGGGCTTCGCGAAGGGGTACGGCTCGGGGGCGGCGCGCATCAGCACGAAGCACACGCTGGCGCTGACGAACCGGGGTGGGGCCACGACGGAGGACCTTCTCGCGCTTGCGCGCGAGGTGCGGGACGGGGTGCGTTCGGCGTTCGGGGTGACGCTGGTGAACGAGCCGGTCACCGTGGGCGTCAGCCTGTAG
- a CDS encoding adenosine deaminase — translation MESVRARGGAAERNLRLLPKAHLHLHFTGSMRPSTMLELADKYGVHLPEALSGGEPPQLRATDERGWFRFQRLYDIARSCLRSPEDIQRLVREAAEEDVRDGSGWLEIQVDPTSYAPRLGGLIPALEIILDAVDSASRETGLGMRVLVAANRMKHPLDARTLARLAVRYADRGVVGFGLSNDERRGLARDFDRAFQIAREGGLLAAPHGGELSGPSSVRDCLDDLHAGRVGHGVRAAEDPRLLRKLAERGVTCEVCPASNVALGVYEKPSDIPLRTLFDAGVPIALGADDPLLFGSRLAAQYELAREHHGFTDPELAELARQSIRGSRAPADVQARLLGGVDEWLAS, via the coding sequence ATGGAGAGTGTCCGTGCCCGCGGCGGAGCCGCTGAAAGAAATCTTCGACTGCTGCCGAAGGCCCATCTGCACCTGCACTTCACGGGGTCCATGCGCCCGTCGACCATGCTGGAGCTGGCCGACAAGTACGGGGTCCACCTCCCCGAGGCGCTGAGCGGCGGCGAGCCTCCGCAGCTGCGCGCCACGGACGAGCGCGGCTGGTTCCGCTTCCAGCGCCTGTACGACATCGCGCGGTCCTGCCTGCGCTCTCCCGAGGACATCCAGCGGCTGGTCCGCGAGGCCGCCGAGGAGGACGTCCGCGACGGCTCGGGCTGGCTGGAGATCCAGGTCGACCCCACCTCCTACGCCCCGCGGCTCGGCGGGCTGATCCCCGCGCTGGAGATCATCCTCGACGCGGTGGACAGCGCCTCCCGGGAGACCGGCCTGGGCATGCGCGTCCTCGTCGCCGCGAACCGCATGAAGCACCCGCTGGACGCCCGCACCCTGGCCCGCCTCGCGGTGCGCTACGCGGACCGCGGCGTGGTCGGCTTCGGCCTCTCCAACGACGAGCGGCGCGGGCTCGCCCGTGACTTCGACCGCGCCTTCCAGATCGCCCGTGAGGGCGGCCTGCTGGCCGCGCCGCACGGCGGCGAGCTCTCGGGCCCGAGCAGCGTCCGGGACTGCCTGGACGACCTGCACGCGGGCCGCGTGGGCCACGGGGTGCGGGCGGCGGAGGACCCCCGGCTGCTGCGGAAGCTCGCGGAGCGCGGGGTGACCTGCGAGGTCTGCCCCGCGTCGAACGTGGCCCTGGGCGTCTACGAGAAGCCCTCGGACATCCCGCTGCGCACGCTCTTCGACGCCGGCGTGCCGATAGCGCTGGGCGCGGACGACCCCCTGCTCTTCGGCTCCCGCCTCGCCGCGCAGTACGAGCTGGCCCGCGAGCACCACGGCTTCACGGACCCGGAGCTGGCGGAACTGGCCCGCCAGTCCATCCGCGGCTCCCGGGCCCCGGCGGACGTCCAGGCTCGGCTGCTGGGCGGCGTCGACGAGTGGCTCGCGTCCTGA
- a CDS encoding pyridoxal phosphate-dependent aminotransferase: MTAATPSQPPVQSPTERRVSARVGAISESATLAVDAKAKALKAAGRPVIGFGAGEPDFPTPGYIVEAAVEACRDPRFHRYTPAGGLPELKKAIAEKTLRDSGYEVDPAQILVTNGGKQAIYEAFAAILDPGDEVIVPAPYWTTYPESIRLAGGVPVEVVADETTGYRVSVEQLEAARTERTKVVLFVSPSNPTGAVYSEADALAIGRWAAEHGLWVLTDEIYEHLVYGAAKFTSLPALVPELREKCIVVNGVAKTYAMTGWRVGWLIAPKDVVKAATNLQSHATSNVSNVAQIAALAAVSGDLDAVAEMRVAFDRRRQTIVRMLNEIDGVLCPEPEGAFYAYPSVKELLGKEIRGKRPATSVELAALILDEVEVAVVPGEAFGTPGYLRLSYALGDEDLVEGVSRIQKLLAEAKA; the protein is encoded by the coding sequence ATGACCGCTGCGACCCCTTCCCAGCCCCCCGTACAGTCCCCCACCGAGCGCCGGGTCTCGGCCCGCGTCGGGGCGATCTCCGAGTCCGCGACGCTCGCCGTGGACGCCAAGGCCAAGGCCCTGAAGGCCGCCGGGCGCCCGGTGATCGGCTTCGGCGCCGGTGAGCCCGACTTCCCCACCCCCGGCTACATCGTCGAGGCCGCCGTGGAGGCCTGCCGCGACCCGCGCTTCCACCGCTACACCCCGGCCGGCGGGCTCCCCGAGCTGAAGAAGGCCATCGCCGAGAAGACGCTCCGCGACTCCGGCTACGAGGTCGACCCGGCCCAGATCCTGGTGACCAACGGCGGCAAGCAGGCCATCTACGAGGCGTTCGCCGCGATCCTCGACCCGGGTGACGAGGTCATCGTCCCGGCTCCGTACTGGACCACCTACCCCGAGTCGATCCGCCTCGCGGGCGGTGTCCCGGTGGAGGTCGTCGCCGACGAGACCACCGGCTACCGGGTCTCCGTCGAGCAGCTGGAGGCCGCGCGCACCGAGCGCACCAAGGTCGTCCTCTTCGTCTCCCCGTCCAACCCGACCGGCGCCGTCTACAGCGAGGCCGACGCCCTGGCCATCGGCCGCTGGGCCGCCGAGCACGGCCTGTGGGTGCTGACGGACGAGATCTACGAGCACCTGGTCTACGGCGCCGCGAAGTTCACCTCGCTGCCCGCGCTCGTCCCCGAACTGCGCGAGAAGTGCATCGTGGTCAACGGCGTCGCCAAGACGTACGCGATGACCGGCTGGCGCGTGGGCTGGCTGATCGCCCCCAAGGACGTGGTCAAGGCCGCGACCAACCTCCAGTCGCACGCCACGTCCAACGTGTCGAACGTCGCACAGATCGCCGCCCTGGCCGCCGTCTCCGGCGACCTGGACGCCGTCGCCGAGATGCGCGTCGCCTTCGACCGCCGCCGGCAGACCATCGTGCGGATGCTGAACGAGATCGACGGCGTGCTCTGCCCGGAGCCGGAGGGCGCGTTCTACGCCTACCCGTCCGTGAAGGAGCTGCTCGGCAAGGAGATCCGCGGCAAGCGCCCCGCCACCTCCGTCGAGCTGGCCGCGCTGATCCTCGACGAGGTCGAGGTCGCCGTCGTCCCCGGTGAGGCCTTCGGCACCCCGGGCTACCTGCGGCTGTCCTACGCCCTGGGCGACGAGGACCTGGTCGAGGGCGTCTCCCGGATCCAGAAGCTGCTGGCGGAGGCCAAGGCGTAA
- the secE gene encoding preprotein translocase subunit SecE gives MTEALGSTATPESGRPEDEVATKKGRRGGKRGKKGPFGRLALFYRQIVAELRKVVWPTRGQLSTYTTVVIVFVVIVIGLVTVIDYGFSNAVKYVFG, from the coding sequence GTGACGGAAGCCCTTGGCTCCACCGCGACGCCTGAGAGCGGTCGTCCCGAGGACGAGGTGGCCACCAAGAAGGGCCGCCGCGGTGGGAAGCGCGGGAAGAAGGGCCCCTTCGGCCGCCTCGCGCTCTTTTACCGTCAGATCGTCGCCGAGCTCCGCAAGGTCGTCTGGCCCACGCGCGGCCAGCTCTCGACTTACACCACCGTGGTGATCGTCTTTGTCGTCATCGTCATCGGCCTCGTCACCGTGATTGACTATGGGTTCTCCAACGCCGTCAAGTACGTCTTCGGCTGA
- the nusG gene encoding transcription termination/antitermination protein NusG has product MSDPNLNDAVDSVEAAEADVDAATAEVEGDDTAQEIVENADGIDELDAEDAALGEPAEQAAIHVEGDAESEAAAAVEAGEEPAEEQAPVDPVAALRDELRGLPGEWYVIHTYAGYENRVKTNLEQRAVSLNVEDYIFQAEVPQEEVVQIKNGDRRTVRQNKLPGYVLVRMDLTNESWGVVRNTPGVTGFVGNAYDPYPLTLDEIVKMLAPEAEEKAAREAAEAEGKPAPSRKVEVQVLDFEVGDSVTVTDGPFATLQATINEINADSKKVKGLVEIFGRETPVELSFDQIQKN; this is encoded by the coding sequence GTGTCTGACCCGAACCTGAACGACGCCGTCGACTCCGTCGAGGCGGCAGAGGCCGACGTCGACGCGGCTACGGCCGAGGTCGAGGGCGACGACACCGCACAGGAGATCGTCGAGAACGCCGACGGCATCGACGAGCTCGACGCCGAGGACGCCGCCCTGGGCGAGCCGGCCGAGCAGGCCGCGATCCACGTCGAGGGCGACGCCGAGTCCGAGGCCGCCGCGGCGGTCGAGGCGGGCGAGGAGCCCGCCGAGGAGCAGGCCCCGGTCGACCCGGTCGCCGCGCTCCGCGACGAGCTGCGTGGTCTGCCCGGCGAGTGGTACGTCATCCACACCTACGCGGGTTACGAGAACCGCGTGAAGACCAACCTCGAGCAGCGCGCCGTCTCGCTCAACGTCGAGGACTACATCTTCCAGGCCGAGGTGCCGCAGGAAGAGGTCGTCCAGATCAAGAACGGCGACCGCCGCACCGTCCGCCAGAACAAGCTCCCGGGCTACGTCCTGGTGCGCATGGACCTGACGAACGAGTCCTGGGGCGTCGTCCGCAACACCCCGGGTGTCACCGGCTTCGTCGGCAACGCCTACGACCCGTACCCGCTGACCCTGGACGAGATCGTCAAGATGCTCGCCCCGGAGGCCGAGGAGAAGGCCGCCCGCGAGGCCGCCGAGGCCGAGGGCAAGCCGGCTCCGTCCCGCAAGGTCGAGGTCCAGGTCCTGGACTTCGAGGTGGGCGACTCGGTCACCGTCACGGACGGCCCGTTCGCCACGCTCCAGGCCACGATCAACGAGATCAACGCCGACTCGAAGAAGGTCAAGGGCCTCGTCGAGATCTTCGGCCGCGAGACCCCGGTCGAGCTCAGCTTCGACCAGATCCAGAAGAACTAG
- the rplK gene encoding 50S ribosomal protein L11 yields MPPKKKKITGLIKLQISAGAANPAPPVGPALGQHGVNIMEFCKAYNAATESQRGMVVPVEITVYEDRSFTFVTKTPPAAKLILKAAGVEKGSGEPHTKKVAKITRDQVRDIATTKMPDLNANDLDAAEKIIAGTARSMGVTVEG; encoded by the coding sequence ATGCCTCCCAAGAAGAAGAAGATCACGGGGCTTATCAAGCTCCAGATCAGCGCCGGTGCCGCCAACCCGGCCCCGCCGGTCGGCCCCGCGCTGGGCCAGCACGGCGTCAACATCATGGAGTTCTGCAAGGCCTACAACGCCGCGACCGAGTCGCAGCGTGGCATGGTCGTGCCGGTGGAGATCACGGTCTACGAGGACCGTTCCTTCACCTTCGTCACCAAGACTCCGCCGGCCGCGAAGCTGATCCTCAAGGCCGCGGGTGTGGAGAAGGGCTCCGGCGAGCCGCACACCAAGAAGGTCGCGAAGATCACCCGCGACCAGGTCCGTGACATCGCCACCACGAAGATGCCCGACCTGAACGCCAACGACCTGGACGCCGCCGAGAAGATCATCGCCGGCACCGCCCGTTCCATGGGTGTCACGGTCGAGGGCTGA
- the rplA gene encoding 50S ribosomal protein L1, which translates to MKRSKTLRAADAKIEAERLYAPLEAVRLAKETSATKFDATVEVAMRLGVDPRKADQMVRGTVNLPHGTGKTARVLVFATGDRAAAAEAAGADIVGSDELIDEVAKGRLDFDAVVATPDLMGKVGRLGRVLGPRGLMPNPKTGTVTPDVAKAVTDIKGGKIEFRVDKHSNLHFIIGKVSFDEAKLVENYAAALEEITRLKPSAAKGRYIKKAAMTTTMGPSIPLDSNRTRNLLVEDENV; encoded by the coding sequence GTGAAGCGCAGCAAGACTCTCCGCGCTGCGGACGCCAAGATCGAGGCGGAGCGCCTGTACGCCCCCCTCGAGGCCGTCCGTCTCGCGAAGGAAACCTCCGCCACCAAGTTCGACGCGACCGTCGAGGTTGCCATGCGTCTGGGCGTCGACCCGCGCAAGGCCGACCAGATGGTCCGTGGCACCGTGAACCTTCCGCACGGCACCGGTAAGACCGCCCGGGTCCTGGTCTTCGCGACCGGTGACCGTGCTGCGGCCGCGGAAGCCGCCGGCGCCGACATCGTCGGCTCCGACGAACTGATCGACGAGGTTGCGAAGGGCCGTCTGGACTTCGACGCCGTCGTCGCCACCCCGGACCTCATGGGCAAGGTCGGCCGCCTCGGCCGCGTGCTCGGTCCGCGTGGTCTGATGCCGAACCCGAAGACCGGCACGGTCACCCCGGACGTGGCGAAGGCTGTCACGGACATCAAGGGCGGCAAGATCGAGTTCCGCGTCGACAAGCACTCGAACCTGCACTTCATCATCGGCAAGGTGTCGTTCGATGAGGCCAAGCTGGTCGAGAACTACGCTGCGGCGCTGGAGGAGATCACCCGTCTCAAGCCCTCCGCCGCGAAGGGTCGCTACATCAAGAAGGCGGCCATGACCACGACGATGGGCCCCAGCATCCCGCTGGACTCCAACCGCACCCGCAACCTCCTCGTGGAGGACGAGAACGTCTGA
- the rplJ gene encoding 50S ribosomal protein L10 — MARPDKSAAVAELTDKFRSSNAAVLTEYRGLTVAQLKTLRRSLGENAQYAVVKNTLTKIAAGNAGITLEDELFAGPTAVAFVTGDPVESAKGLRDFAKDNPNLIIKGGVLDGKALSADEIKKLADLESREVLLAKLAGAMKGKQSQAASLFQALPSKLVRTVDALRDKVEQGGAGTPAPVEAEAAE; from the coding sequence ATGGCGAGGCCCGACAAGTCTGCTGCGGTTGCCGAGCTGACGGACAAGTTCCGCAGCTCGAACGCCGCCGTGCTGACCGAGTACCGCGGTCTCACCGTGGCGCAGCTCAAGACGCTGCGTCGTTCGCTCGGTGAGAACGCCCAGTACGCCGTGGTGAAGAACACGCTGACCAAGATCGCGGCTGGCAACGCCGGGATCACGCTGGAGGACGAGCTTTTCGCTGGTCCGACGGCTGTTGCCTTCGTCACCGGTGACCCGGTGGAGTCGGCGAAGGGTCTTCGTGACTTCGCCAAGGACAACCCCAACCTGATCATCAAGGGCGGTGTCCTTGATGGCAAGGCGCTGTCCGCCGATGAGATCAAGAAGCTTGCGGACCTCGAGTCCCGCGAGGTTCTGCTCGCCAAGCTGGCGGGTGCCATGAAGGGCAAGCAGTCCCAGGCTGCCTCGCTCTTCCAGGCCCTGCCCTCGAAGCTGGTCCGCACCGTGGACGCGCTTCGCGACAAGGTCGAGCAGGGCGGTGCCGGTACGCCGGCTCCCGTCGAGGCCGAGGCTGCCGAGTAA
- the rplL gene encoding 50S ribosomal protein L7/L12, producing MAKLTQDELLAQFEDMTLIDLAAFVKAFEEKFDVTAAAAAPVVMAGGVAGGAAEAAEEQDEFDVILTAAGDKKIQVIKVVRELTSLGLKEAKDLVDGTPKPVLEKVAKDAAEKAAEALKGAGASVEVK from the coding sequence ATGGCGAAGCTCACCCAGGACGAGCTGCTCGCGCAGTTCGAGGACATGACCCTCATCGACCTCGCCGCGTTCGTGAAGGCGTTCGAGGAGAAGTTCGACGTCACCGCCGCTGCCGCCGCCCCGGTCGTCATGGCCGGCGGTGTCGCCGGTGGCGCCGCCGAGGCCGCTGAGGAGCAGGACGAGTTCGACGTCATCCTCACCGCCGCCGGTGACAAGAAGATCCAGGTCATCAAGGTCGTGCGTGAGCTGACCTCCCTGGGTCTCAAGGAGGCCAAGGACCTCGTCGACGGCACCCCGAAGCCGGTCCTCGAGAAGGTCGCGAAGGACGCCGCGGAGAAGGCCGCCGAGGCCCTCAAGGGCGCCGGCGCCTCCGTCGAGGTCAAGTGA